In the genome of Bradyrhizobium sp. CIAT3101, one region contains:
- a CDS encoding serine hydrolase — MIAQMRDIVAAELAPTATPDHPGGLAAALYAGRHIEFFTYGFADDATRRPVTPDTLFNLASLRKPFEATLVALGTLRGELRLDDPLPKYLPELDGDYIRRVTVGELATHTSGLLLPTDHPPWPNESYSQAQFIAMLNAFAPPAGVAPGKQRIYSHAGYVLLQLVLEGCYRAPVARLIESRILTPLGMHATSIPERGPDNRAIMDDAAMRRVVQGYSDQGTAIGPVGNQQSYFDFPGTGQMFSSARELATFVAANADGRSIDPHLREALRMTQHESFHVDQKFEQATFGQAMAWETVHLPGVTVVDKPGGLNNASGYIGLVPAHRIGIVLLANRGEYPHEIARYKILPALARLLALHGA; from the coding sequence ATGATCGCGCAAATGCGCGACATCGTCGCCGCCGAGCTTGCGCCGACCGCAACGCCAGACCATCCCGGCGGCCTCGCCGCCGCGCTGTACGCCGGCCGTCACATCGAATTCTTCACCTACGGCTTCGCAGACGACGCCACCAGGCGGCCGGTGACGCCGGACACGCTGTTCAACCTCGCATCCCTGAGAAAACCGTTCGAGGCGACGTTGGTGGCGCTCGGCACGCTCCGCGGCGAGCTGCGGCTCGACGATCCCCTGCCGAAATATCTGCCGGAGCTCGACGGCGACTATATCCGCCGGGTCACCGTGGGCGAGCTCGCGACGCACACCTCGGGCCTGCTGCTACCGACCGATCACCCGCCCTGGCCGAACGAGTCCTACTCGCAGGCGCAATTCATCGCGATGCTCAACGCCTTCGCGCCGCCCGCGGGCGTCGCCCCCGGCAAGCAGCGCATCTACAGTCACGCCGGCTACGTGCTGCTTCAGCTCGTGCTCGAGGGCTGCTATCGCGCGCCGGTCGCAAGATTGATCGAGAGCCGCATCCTCACGCCGCTCGGCATGCACGCCACATCCATTCCCGAACGTGGACCGGACAACCGCGCGATCATGGATGACGCTGCCATGCGACGCGTTGTGCAGGGCTATTCCGACCAGGGCACGGCCATCGGCCCGGTCGGCAACCAGCAGAGCTATTTCGACTTCCCCGGCACCGGCCAGATGTTCTCGTCCGCACGGGAGCTTGCGACCTTCGTTGCAGCGAACGCCGATGGCCGCTCAATCGATCCACACCTGCGCGAGGCGCTGCGCATGACACAGCACGAGAGTTTCCACGTCGACCAAAAGTTCGAGCAGGCCACGTTCGGCCAAGCCATGGCCTGGGAGACCGTGCACCTTCCCGGCGTCACCGTCGTCGACAAGCCCGGTGGCCTCAACAACGCCTCTGGCTATATCGGCCTGGTGCCTGCGCACCGGATCGGCATCGTGCTGCTCGCCAATCGCGGCGAATATCCGCACGAGATCGCCCGCTACAAGATCCTGCCTGCGCTGGCGCGTCTGCTCGCCTTGCACGGCGCCTGA
- a CDS encoding metalloregulator ArsR/SmtB family transcription factor produces the protein MANQLPQLDQVFAALADPTRRAIVMRLCAGEASVGELAEPFEMALPSFMKHIHVLELSGLVQSEKSGRVRTCRLSPEALVGAEDWFQHQRAIWEARLDRFEAYVLKLKQERAAAKRPSKRSDETTEKTTNKPSKRKGTE, from the coding sequence ATGGCTAACCAATTACCCCAACTCGACCAGGTCTTCGCAGCGCTCGCCGACCCTACGCGGCGGGCCATCGTGATGCGGCTGTGCGCCGGCGAGGCCTCGGTCGGCGAGCTCGCGGAGCCGTTCGAGATGGCGCTGCCGAGCTTCATGAAACACATCCACGTGCTGGAGCTGAGCGGGCTCGTGCAGTCGGAGAAGTCCGGCCGCGTGCGCACCTGCCGTCTTAGCCCCGAGGCGCTCGTCGGTGCGGAAGATTGGTTCCAGCACCAGCGCGCGATCTGGGAGGCGCGGCTCGACCGGTTCGAGGCTTACGTGCTGAAGCTCAAGCAGGAGAGGGCGGCCGCCAAGCGGCCGTCCAAGAGATCTGACGAGACGACCGAGAAGACCACCAACAAACCAAGCAAACGGAAAGGTACTGAGTGA
- a CDS encoding SRPBCC family protein, translating into MLNAALSQWSMDREIVMSRVIDAPRDLVFEAWSDPKHLPQWFGPKGFKIETFEIDVRVGGVWRFNMIGPDGTVYPNRMRFLRIERPSFMEMYHGDDQDDDPGMFRFTITFAEQANGKTVLMMRQLAASTEQRDGMIGFGAVEYGYQTLDKLAAYVGGLKK; encoded by the coding sequence ATGTTGAACGCTGCCCTGTCGCAATGGTCGATGGACCGCGAGATCGTGATGTCGCGCGTGATCGATGCGCCGCGCGATCTCGTCTTCGAGGCGTGGTCCGATCCCAAGCATCTGCCGCAATGGTTCGGGCCGAAGGGATTCAAGATCGAGACCTTCGAGATCGACGTGCGCGTCGGCGGCGTCTGGCGCTTCAACATGATCGGACCCGACGGCACGGTCTATCCGAACCGCATGCGCTTCCTCCGCATCGAGCGGCCGTCGTTCATGGAGATGTACCACGGCGATGACCAGGACGATGACCCCGGCATGTTCCGCTTCACCATCACCTTTGCCGAGCAGGCCAACGGCAAGACCGTGCTGATGATGCGGCAGCTGGCAGCGAGCACCGAGCAGCGCGATGGCATGATCGGCTTCGGCGCCGTCGAATACGGCTATCAGACGCTGGACAAGCTTGCGGCCTATGTCGGCGGGCTGAAGAAATAA